One part of the Streptomyces sp. AM 2-1-1 genome encodes these proteins:
- a CDS encoding chitosanase codes for MKPAIRLALVGAPVIVVLSLVFGAGGGDDLPSDTGQPTSADASQQAAESAADVRADEDAEIAKLPAGLADPAAKEIASELVSSADSSTLDWRSRYGAIEDTGDGSGYTAGIVGFCSGTSDMLDLVQRYTADHPDNPLAPYLPALREVNGTASHEGLDPGFTDAWRQAAQEEAFRTAQEETRDRLYFEPAVRQAKLDGLGPLGQYIYYDAMVLHGPDTDAAGFYGIRKAALAEADTVTEGGDEEEYLDIFLDAGRKAILAKPTERDTTRIDTMQEAFLDAGNFGLTTPLEWRVYGKTFRIPAA; via the coding sequence GTGAAACCTGCCATACGCCTCGCCCTCGTCGGCGCCCCGGTCATCGTCGTTCTCTCGCTGGTCTTCGGAGCCGGCGGGGGGGACGATCTGCCTTCCGACACGGGTCAGCCGACATCCGCCGACGCCAGTCAGCAGGCGGCCGAGTCGGCTGCGGACGTGCGTGCCGACGAGGACGCGGAGATCGCGAAGCTGCCCGCCGGGCTCGCCGATCCGGCGGCGAAGGAGATCGCCTCGGAGCTGGTGTCGAGCGCGGACAGCTCCACGCTCGACTGGCGGAGCCGGTACGGCGCGATCGAGGACACCGGTGACGGCTCGGGCTACACCGCCGGGATCGTCGGGTTCTGCTCGGGCACCAGCGACATGCTGGATCTCGTCCAGCGCTACACCGCCGACCACCCGGACAATCCGCTCGCCCCGTACCTGCCGGCGCTGCGCGAGGTGAACGGCACCGCGTCGCACGAGGGCCTGGACCCGGGGTTCACCGACGCCTGGCGGCAGGCCGCGCAGGAGGAGGCGTTCCGCACCGCGCAGGAGGAGACCCGCGACCGCCTCTACTTCGAACCGGCCGTCCGGCAGGCGAAGCTCGACGGGCTGGGCCCGCTCGGGCAGTACATCTACTACGACGCGATGGTGCTGCACGGGCCGGACACCGACGCGGCCGGCTTCTACGGCATCCGGAAGGCGGCCCTGGCGGAGGCCGACACGGTCACCGAGGGCGGTGACGAGGAGGAGTACCTCGACATCTTCCTGGACGCGGGCCGGAAGGCGATCCTCGCGAAGCCGACCGAGCGCGACACGACCCGCATCGACACCATGCAGGAGGCGTTCCTCGACGCGGGGAACTTCGGGCTCACCACACCTCTCGAGTGGCGGGTGTACGGGAAGACCTTCCGGATCCCGGCCGCCTGA
- a CDS encoding WhiB family transcriptional regulator, with product MLINTTTEDALAWQESALCAQTGPEFFFPAPGSSTREAKRLCFACEGRVACLEYALANDERFGVWGGLSENERDRLRRDGRASA from the coding sequence ATGCTGATCAACACCACCACCGAGGACGCGCTCGCCTGGCAGGAATCGGCCCTGTGCGCCCAGACCGGTCCCGAATTCTTCTTTCCCGCCCCGGGCAGTTCGACGCGAGAGGCGAAGCGGCTCTGCTTCGCCTGCGAGGGCCGGGTGGCATGCCTGGAGTACGCCCTCGCCAACGACGAGCGCTTCGGCGTCTGGGGAGGCCTCTCGGAGAACGAACGCGACCGGCTGCGCCGCGACGGCCGCGCGAGCGCCTGA
- a CDS encoding VOC family protein, with amino-acid sequence MLDPTFVPGAPNWIDLGTPDLDGATAFYSGVFGWELVPGGPETGGYGTYTLNGRTVAGAMTVTDEQAKPTWSVYFHSPDVDATARAVEERGGNVPFPPMDVLDHGRMGGFTDPAGAYFGTWQPKQNPGLGATQVYGTFIWAELYTQDVAAAKAFYGGVFGWDTETTEYPGGTYTMIRPSGAEDDADFFGGLVGLDEVPSEAESGPHWLPYFCVGDVDTVLGDAVRLGGAVTLGPMDVPDVGVTANLTDPYGASFAVIKPAPMG; translated from the coding sequence ATGCTCGACCCGACCTTCGTCCCGGGCGCGCCCAACTGGATCGACCTCGGCACCCCCGACCTCGACGGGGCCACCGCCTTCTACAGCGGGGTCTTCGGCTGGGAGCTGGTCCCCGGCGGTCCCGAGACCGGTGGCTACGGGACGTACACCCTGAACGGCCGGACCGTCGCAGGGGCGATGACCGTCACCGACGAACAGGCCAAGCCGACCTGGTCGGTGTACTTCCACTCGCCCGACGTGGACGCGACCGCCCGCGCGGTCGAAGAACGGGGCGGCAACGTCCCCTTCCCGCCGATGGACGTCCTGGACCACGGCCGGATGGGGGGCTTCACCGACCCCGCCGGCGCCTACTTCGGCACGTGGCAGCCCAAGCAGAACCCCGGACTCGGCGCCACCCAGGTGTACGGCACCTTCATCTGGGCCGAGCTCTACACCCAGGACGTGGCAGCGGCGAAGGCGTTCTACGGCGGCGTCTTCGGCTGGGACACCGAGACCACCGAGTATCCCGGCGGCACCTACACGATGATCCGCCCGTCCGGCGCCGAGGACGACGCGGACTTCTTCGGCGGACTGGTCGGCCTGGACGAGGTGCCCAGCGAGGCCGAGTCGGGACCGCACTGGCTGCCGTACTTCTGCGTGGGCGACGTGGACACGGTCCTGGGCGACGCCGTCCGGCTCGGCGGAGCGGTCACCCTGGGGCCGATGGACGTGCCGGACGTCGGTGTGACGGCCAACCTCACCGACCCGTACGGGGCCTCCTTCGCCGTCATCAAGCCCGCTCCCATGGGCTGA